A window from Pseudobutyrivibrio ruminis HUN009 encodes these proteins:
- a CDS encoding carbohydrate ABC transporter permease yields MENKKKKKSTFAKYSAGDKTFLLVGYVLLGLFVLAIIVPMVYIVIASFMDPITLQNQGITFDLDKWTLTAYERVISNSQIWVGFRNAVIYSLLFTFLSVAITMLCAYPMSLDDFKGKKFFNVIFMITMFFGGGLIPTYLLISNLGLLDSMWAVILPGAFSVWNMIIARTYYKGIPGELREAAEVDGANELTLFFKILLPVCTPVIAVLCLWQFVGMWNSYFDAMIYLNTASKQPLQLVLRAILIQNQPDAGMIADMQSTAERARLAELLKYSTIIISSLPLLVMYPFFQKYFDAGIMVGSVKG; encoded by the coding sequence ATGGAGAATAAGAAAAAGAAGAAAAGTACATTTGCCAAGTATTCAGCTGGTGATAAAACATTCTTATTAGTTGGATATGTACTTTTAGGGTTATTTGTATTGGCCATAATCGTGCCAATGGTATATATAGTGATTGCTTCTTTTATGGATCCAATTACATTGCAAAACCAAGGAATCACATTTGACTTAGATAAATGGACATTAACAGCATATGAAAGAGTTATTTCCAATTCACAGATTTGGGTAGGCTTTAGAAATGCAGTAATTTATTCGTTGTTGTTTACCTTCCTATCAGTCGCTATAACAATGCTTTGTGCCTACCCAATGTCATTAGATGACTTCAAAGGGAAAAAGTTTTTCAACGTTATTTTTATGATAACAATGTTCTTCGGCGGTGGATTGATTCCTACATATTTGTTAATCAGCAACCTTGGTCTTCTTGATAGCATGTGGGCAGTAATTCTTCCAGGAGCTTTCTCAGTATGGAACATGATTATTGCACGTACATATTATAAAGGAATTCCAGGAGAGCTTAGAGAAGCAGCAGAAGTTGATGGAGCAAATGAGCTCACATTATTCTTCAAGATTTTACTTCCAGTATGTACACCAGTTATTGCGGTGCTTTGCTTATGGCAGTTCGTTGGAATGTGGAACAGCTACTTCGATGCAATGATTTATTTAAACACAGCTTCAAAGCAGCCATTACAGTTGGTGCTTAGAGCTATTCTGATTCAGAATCAGCCAGATGCAGGAATGATTGCAGATATGCAGTCAACAGCAGAAAGAGCAAGACTTGCAGAGTTATTAAAATACTCAACAATCATCATTTCAAGTTTGCCACTTTTAGTTATGTATCCATTCTTCCAGAAGTATTTCGATGCTGGAATTATGGTTGGCTCAGTTAAGGGATAA